aaaagaaaatcaggagaaatgaagaaaataaatggaatttatttatacaaataattcaaTCCTTACATAACCAAACTGTCCTGAGAAGggaaaaggaatattttattatttttaaatggaataaaacattatttctgtaaATTGAGTTTGATCAGATACTTTCATCAGAAATAATCATTGTTATGATGGAGCCACATTTGTCCAAACTTATTAACCAATAAAAGGCATTTGGATAAACCACTGCCAACCTTCTGCAGAAGTTCTCTCACAAAGAACTTGTGACATTTCAATATTGAATCTAATATCAATCTGAAAAGCCTTTAAAATCACAGAACTTAAAAATCATATACTATGATGAAAGAGTCCCTGGGGCTAAATTTAGGGGCCAGCAAATCACCAGGAATGATTTGGTCAGAACAAGAGAAAGATAACTGGGAGAATAATCAGGTAAATCAGGTTAGGAGCTCAAGATTTCTCACCATTGTTCGCCATACTATTCCCAATTTAATTCTCTCCCTTTGATTTATGGGAGGCTGCTCTGAAGCATTTATGTGAATAATTCAACACTTAGAGACAGGAGATACAACGTATGTCGATCTTCATATAGATTAAAACTGGTTCTACAGCTGATTTCACTGATTTCAAGCTCATCTTGGGGTTCACTTTGGActtagtatttggttttctaaatCATTAATCCAGGTAAGAACACTATTATTTTAGACATGTTTATTACTggcaatgtatttttttcaaaatataaatattagtcaTTATTTAGGGGATCTCAGTAGTTCAGTAACCCAGAAATGGCCAATATGAACTAAAACCTTATTGCTAAAAGCATGATTTGTGGACCAGCAGTGTCAGCAAACTGAAAGCTTGTTGGAGAAGAAGAATGTAGAGACCTCCCATGAACCTgctaaatcagaatctgcattttcacaagatcCCCAGATGCACATTGCAACTTGAGAAGCTTGGATCTGAATTACAAACACTTCAGaaattgctttaattttactTCCTCAAAACTCTCCCAGACAACATTTCTTTGACATCATAAGAGCTCCAAGCCTCtccaaatttcttatttattttcattctttgatCAGTTTTCACTATCCTAAATAGCCAATCATCTGAAGGGTTTTCAGGCTCCTCATGCTGGAGCACAGTAATTGAATACATGTGAGGGCCGATTCTTCTCACAAAACAAACTTCTTGCTTGACTATACACATGCCACATTGCCTTTATTCCAGCTTAGTTTGACTTTGTTTAAATTTGTACAAATCTTAAAAAGGAAGGCAGAGGGTGCACAGTTGACAGAAAGAATGAGTTGGGATGAGTGAAATGCATTACAGCTCAGTATCTATTTCTCTCTGGTTCCACCTCATAGGTAATAATTTCAATTACTGTGTGTATGATTTTAACCAATTTATGTTAACTAGAGATTCATTCATGGGAAGCTCGGTCTGGTGCTTTGGATCCATTTCCATCGGTCCTTACAGCCACTCCTCAGACTCCAGCAGCAAAGATGGTGAAGCAGATCGAGAGCAAGGCTGCTTTTCAGGAAGCCTTGAACATCGCAGGTGATAAACTTGTAGTAGTTGACTTCTCAGCCACGTGGTGTGGGCCTTGCAAAATGATCAAGCCTTTCTTTCATTCCCTCTCTGAAAAGTATTCCAACGTGGTATTCCTTGAAGTAGATGTGGGTGACTGTCAGGATGTTGCTTCAGAGTGTGAAGTCAAATGCATGCCAACATTCCAGTTTTTTAAGAAGGGACAAAAGGTGGGTGAATTTTCTGGAGCCAATAAGGAAAAGCTTGAAGCCACCATTAATGAATTAGTCTAATCatgttttctgaaaacataaCCAGCCATTGGCTATTTAaaacttgtaattttttaaatttaagaaaatataaaatatgaagacaTAAACCCAGTTGCCATTTGCATGACAATAAAACATTAATtctaacactaaaaaaaaaaaaagagagattcatACATGGAAAACAGATAAACTATGCAATTTAATAAATCACTTtcaattttactttctaaattttcttacTCAGAGATGACTTTGGTATAGTATTTCCTTACAAGTAGAGCAGAGAAGCAGAAATCTCTTCTGTAGcgatgtttcttaaaaaaaaaaaaaaaaaaaagccatcagtTTGCTCTTCAGGGAGTGTAGGAAAGTTGGAGCTGGcatggaagcttcctgagaccaTCCCGCCCTGTCTACCTAGATTGTTCACTTGTCCTGATCCTGTTTGTGGCCTCCCACGTCCACATCATTGACCTCTCCATCACCAGGTTACTCATTGAAATCATTCAAGTCATCTATGTCCTGCATGTGCTCATCCTCCGTTCTTTACTATCCTCCTCATTTTCATACTCCTCCCTCTCATCCTCATAGTGCTTTGATCCTGGTTTAGGCAACACGTTGTTGTCTTTCTCTGTGAGGCTCCCGACCTTCCTACTGCTGCAGCTCTGTCTCCTCCACACAGGGTCAATATAGATTTAAATCACAATGTATCAGTCACTTCTGGGGCAGGAGTGAGGGGAACAAGGTGGACATGGCTTCTAGATTGCTGATTGAActtggccaagtcacttaacctcGCCAAACCTGAGTTTCATCATAGTGCCAGGAGGCAGCAGTTTGCAGTAATATCTTAGGCTATGGAGTATGCATGGTAGCAGGACGATAATAGGAATGAGTTGTTTTCAGTTTCCTGCAAGGATATTCACTCTCAGACTAGATGTTAGGCACAAGGGAAcaggtgtgtatatatagagagatataggGAACCTCAGTTCCAGTCCTGGCTTTACCACCATTTGCAACCCTTTGCCATCCACGTTTTTAGATGATCATTTAGCTTACCTAAGCCTCTATCTCCTAGGTGAGAAGGAAATCTTCACTTATATTCAATGTCTAATATGTATCACatactgatatggttaggctttgtgtccctacccaaatctcaccgtgaattataattcccataatccctacatgtcaagggAAAGACCAGGTGCAGGTAACTGAACCCTGGAGgttgtttcccccatgctgttcttgtgatagtgagagagttttcacaaggtctgatggttttataaagggctcttcCCCGCTtggctcagcacttctcctttctgccgccttgtgaagaaggtgccttgcttcctctttgccttctgccatgattgtaagtttcctgaggcctacccagtggtgctgaactgtgagtcaattaaacctctttccttcgtaatttacccagtctcaggcagttgtttatagcagtatgaaaatgaactaatatacatACCTTTACATGCTTATATCAGACATTCTTCCCAACAATTCTATAGGACTaacatttagtttttaataatgagaaaattgGTGCTTATAGAGGTTAAAAAAAGTTTCCTAAGATCTCATAACCTGCAAGTAGTTGAGCAAGAATGCAAAgtcaggtctgtctgactccaaagtacTTTTACTCGTTTTTCCTCCAGACTAATGCAGTCTGCTGCGTACTGAATGTTGTAAAGTTCcaaggaataaatgaatgtaaaataacTGTCGATAAAAGCAAAACACTTGTTTTAGCCCCTTTGTGCTGTTATAACACTTCTAGCATGTATTCTCAAGAGACACAGTCTGAGCCAAACCTGAGCCTGGTTGAACCATGGCTGAGGCAGCCAATGAGTGTTGCTCTGGCATGCAGGGAGAAGAGACTTGAGACGGCCCAGGACAGTGAGTGCTAAGATTTTAAGGTAGCCTGAGGTACACCTCCTTTAAAATTGTTCTGCTCTCAAGGCCCTACCagtctgggcctgtgatgggagtggAAGTCTCAAATATCTCTGAATATTTGGggtcattttttcattttcttgatgaataGCATCTGACCTCTCTCTATCCATACTAatctatttattaaatgcttgctTGGCCACACCCTTGGCTTTCTCTACCaaacagcttttttatttttcaaatgtcaaGGCTGAGAGTTTTCCAAATCTTTACATTCAGCTGTTTGTTTGATTATAAAGTATGTCTTTAATTTGattctctcctctctcatttCACTATAAGCAGTAAAAAAAAGCCACATAGCACCCTGAACCCTTTGCTTACGGATTTCTTCTGCAAATATCCTAGTTCACTACTTTTACATTCTGCCTTCCACAAAGCTGTAAGACAGGCATGGACAAAATTCAGCCAAGTTCTTGTCACTTTGTAACAAGAAttacctttcctccagtttccaagatagttctcatttccatctaagacctcatcagaatggcctttattATTCATATTACTGTCAGCATTCTGTTTACAACTACTTAGATAATTATTTGGAAGATTTAGactttctctatatttttcctcttcttctaagccctcaccagaatcacccttAATGCTCCATTTACAGTaatctaggctttttctagcATGCACTTctaaactcttccagcctctggaaatgtccttccacattttcaggtatttgttatagcaacaccttcttctctgttattattattattattattcttttgagaagaagtctcactttgtggcccaggctagagtgcagtggcatgatctcagcttactgcaacctctgcctcctgggttcaggtgattctcctgcctcagcctcccaagtagctgggattacaggcacatgccaccacgccaggctaaattttctatattcagtaaagacagggttttgccacgttggccaagctggtctcaaactcctgacctcaggtgatctgcccgccttggcctcctgaagtgctgggattacaggcgtgagctaccgcatccAGCTCTGGCATTAATGTTTGTCTTAGTCAAAAGTAATTGTTATGTTTGTGCTGTTAtgataaaataccacagactgggtaatttataaagaataaaaatgtatttctcatagttctggaggaatgggaagtgcaagatcaagaCACTGACAGAttagtgtctgatgagggcctgtTTCTCACAGATGGCACTATCTAGGTGTCCTCACAtggaagaaaggatggaagggGGAAAAGGGGCACAAACACATATTCTCCAATGGTGGAAGAGCAGAAGAGAGGAAACTCACTCCCTCCAGACCTTTTATAAGGATTTAGTCCATTCATGATGGCTGAGCTTTCATGAGTTAATCACTTTCCAAAAGAATttacctctcaatactgccacagtGGGAATTCAGTTTCAACGCATGAATGCAGGGGACATTCAGGTCGCAGCAGGACTGGttgcaatattttaattaatgtatatttttacgGAATTACATAATCAAAAAGTCACAGATTTCTGTAAATGACCCAAAATGCTCATAGTCTGGTTGTGACAACTCTtcatgaaacagaaaatgaataaaccaTATTGTGTATGTTCGATCCAATGACTTAAACATGTGATAACACTGGCTTGGATTTTATTGGAGatgcaaagaggaagaaaatgggcTCCTTCTCTCAAGAAAGTGCATTTTGATGAAGTTGATAGGTAAAGACCTTGCTGTAAAACAAGACAGAATGAAATGGGTGTTAAATACTGGTACAAGCAGCATAttgaggaaatacaaagaacaaaacCCTGAATTCTGACAGAGGGTATCAAGGAAGAGTGTACAGAGTATATATCTTTTATGAGTCTTAATAGATGGGCAGAGAATGTGAGAATGTATTCctggttgagaaaaaaaaaatggcaggtaAAGGCATAGAAGCTTGAAGGTGCACATGTGAAAAACTGTGGAGTGGCGGTGGTTACATCTGGGAAGGAAAAGTCcctggaaagaaaaaatgaacgaCTTGCCAGTTTAACTATAACTATTTGGCATTACTGAGTTTTTTTCCCATCTGCATTTAATGCCCTTCtgatttttcttcaatttaaatGATGTCATATCTGAAGGAAAACAATGTGTTAGTTTGAGCAATGGGAAAAAGTTTTTTCATTGTATCATGTGCTAATTACAGGTACCAACAGTAAAACTGGAGGCTAGAAAGGCAGAAGTTTCCCCAGAACAGAAATGTGCACATAGGAGATTTGAGTTGACCTTAAATTATAGATAACTGATAACCAgatagagaggagagaaaatagaaagagaacTAAAATGATTTGTCATGTCAATCATGTCTTTTTGTCTGACCCAGTTTGCCTGAGTGGAATTGTGCAAACAATCCTGGAACATCTCTGCCACCATGAGTATATATTGCCTTGGTTAAGTTTAAAAATGCATGAAATGAAGCATGCTACAAAGAAATCGAGTGTTTTTCAGTTTGGTCTTTAAAGTTCCTCCTTAGCAATTTCTATCTTCTCTCCAAAAGCTTAGAACAAATTTAAGTTCATGGCACTTAAGTtcacctctttctttccttt
Above is a window of Macaca thibetana thibetana isolate TM-01 chromosome 2, ASM2454274v1, whole genome shotgun sequence DNA encoding:
- the LOC126948371 gene encoding thioredoxin-like — translated: MVKQIESKAAFQEALNIAGDKLVVVDFSATWCGPCKMIKPFFHSLSEKYSNVVFLEVDVGDCQDVASECEVKCMPTFQFFKKGQKVGEFSGANKEKLEATINELV